ATCCATATCTGTATTGTAAGAAACGAATACTTAGGCCATTAATTAAACACCATTTTATTAATTTCATTCTAGAAAGAAAACAATTGAAGCGTAAAAAATGTCGTGATAAACGTACTTGGTATGAAAGGATTATAATCGATGATTTGATGAAGAACTCGGATGTAGACGAGGAGGATCTCAACGATTGTTCATGCTCGGGCTcggactcagactcagactcagatTCGGACTCGAACTCGGACTCATtgtcactacaagaaaaatggGTTTTAGTGACGAGGGCTTTTTGGTCACTAATCATACAAAAATGGTCACTAAGTTAATTTAGTGACCAAAATTATTTGGTCACTCTTCGTCACTATAGGTCCGTCACAAAATTTAATTAGAGACCAAAATCTCaaattggtcactatagtgacTAATATATCATGGTCACTTTTTATGGTCACTATTATTAGTGACTAAAATATGGTCACTCACCTCGGCCGTTTGCGACCAAAAAGTGGTCACTCATATTGACGGTTTGTGACCAAAAAATGGTCACTCACATTGAACATTTATGACCAAAAAATTGGTCACACACATTGAACGTTTGTGACTAAAAAAGTGGTCACTAATTTTGATCTTTATGACTAAAAAGTGGTCACTCACATTGAACGTTTGTGACCAAAAAATGGTCACTCATTTTTGACCATTTGTGACTAAAACATGGTCCCTGATTTTAATCAATTGACTAAATAATGGTCACTCATATCACTATTTGTGATCAAATATGCTCATAAATAATGGTCACTCAGCACTATTTGATTCATCATTTTCTACAGCCtggtaacaaatatatataacAAATCATTTAAACATAAAAACCCAAACTAATAAGTATTCATATAACCAAGTTTAAACTATCAACTAATACAACTAGTTATAGAACCAAGCATGTACTTGCTAATCCCTCATCGAATAGTTTTTCAACTTCAATTACAAAATCACAAAACCATCGGCAATAATAAAGAAGAAAGATATAAGACTACGCTGCACTAGATCTCTTCTTGGCCAAGCTTTTACTACGCTTCTCCCACTGATGTTTAGTACCCTGCAGACAATATTAAAAAGCTGATAAAAATAGGGgtttgattcatcataaaactacacAGCATACATCGAAAATAATACAATCAAGAAGTAGACTATGCAATCATATTGACTATGACTAATATTTACTATTAATCACCAACAGCACCTTGAATTGAGCTTCAATGATTATGCAACCTGATGTTATATGATAAGCACCTGGAATTATATGATGGGGTTTTGGTACCTAATGGTCAATGCCCTTATAAAGCATACCTGATGTTTCTTTAAACAAAATTTTCACTACACCCACTATAAGGTGAATTTCAAGAACTAGTGTAAGCCAAACTTCCTAAGCTCTAAATAATTACGCCATACAAGCCATTTCTACACATAATTCAAAGTAAAAATGCAAATTTTTAAGATTTATTTGAACTTACAGTATCTTTAGGTTGCAATTTAGTTAACCGGACTAACTCCTCTCTCATAAATTTCATTTCCTCCTTCATGTACTTTTGCTCCTCGAGAAATTGAGATTGCTCTTGTTGAAACCCCCAAACTAATCCCTCTAAAGCTGTTAACCGTTCCTCCAAAACTGTTGATCTTTTCTTTTCAGACTCTACCTCCATTCTTAAATTCTCTATAGCCAAAACCTATTTTCAATTAAGTCTAACTGAATATCAAATTAAAGCCTATTCTGAATCAGTACAATCATCTTGAGACGACTCCTCTTTGAATTAAGTCTAACTGAATATTAATTTAAAGCCTATTCCGAATCAGTACAATCATCTTCATCTTCAGAAAACTCCTCTTCTTGAGAAGACTCTAAATCTGAAGAGTCAATAAATCCTTCATCATCGAGGCTTTGACAATCACCACCAATGGTTGATAAATCCGGAATTTCGAGTGGGACAGTAACTCCACCTCTTGTTAGGGATGCCTTATCCATATTTAAATCAATACCCGAATTTAAAATAGGCTCTTGTTCTTGAAATACTTCTTCCAAAGGAATATCATATAGTGCACGAGGGATACTGCTTTCAACAACATGCCAATTTCTTCCCAACTTTAAATCAGGCACATAAAAAACTTGTTTAGCTTGTGATGCAAGAATGTATGGTTGATCTCTATACCATTTTCGAGATGTATTGATGCTAGTTGCTCTAGACTCTTTGTCAACCTGCAGCCCATTTCGATCATCAATCTTAAACCAATCACATTTGAATACTAACACTCGTTTATTGTCACCCAAGTATTCCAACTCTAACACTTCTTGTAATATCCCATAGAAGTCAATAATGTTTGTTTTATGACAACCTTGCACTATTACTCCACTATTTTGAGTCTTCATATTCTTTTCACGACTTTGGGTGTGAAACCTATACCCATTCACCATACATCCACTATATTGATTCACTGAATGTGATGGTCCATGTGACAATATCCGAATTTCTGGTGCAAATAATTGTTGACGAGTACTTCCCTAAAGTAAAAACCATAAATGAGTCAGATTAACAAACTTTAGAATTTCATATGACAAACTTTTAAATTCAATAAATATCAAAAACAGATCTTACTTGTTGAAGCCAAGAAGCAAATTGTTTATCATGACGTTCATTTACATCATTATAGTTTTCTTTCCAAGTTCAACTTTGTGGTCACTACAAGAATTGGCATAAACCAATTTTAGTAAacaaatatatatcatatataaaatataaataatgtaATTTAGTAAATAATATTATATGAAAGAATGTACGTACTTTATCAGTTTTTCCATTTCATGGCAATTATTAAGAATGTAAGTGTGGATCTTCTTAAGCTCATTTGCACTCACAGCACATATTTTACGACTACCTAGTGGACGCACTTTGCATGAGAAAACAGAAATTTGACCTTGAATATCGATCCTTTCGTTGTTGCGTTCAGTCATGTTGAATGCACTCTCAACATCATTTAAATACATAGAGCAGAATGTTAGACATTCATTATCCAAGTATCTCTCAGCAATGCATCCTTCTGGGCGAGCATTGTTCTTAACATATCCCTTTAGAACACCCATTTTCCTGAAAGAAAGGATAAGTAATTAGAAACAGTTAGGATGTGTTTCAAAATTTAAAAACCAAAAACTAAAAGTACCTCTCAAAAGGGAACATCCAACGATATTGAGACGGACATGCCAATTTTGCTTCATATGGTAAATGAATCAATAGGTGAATCATAATGTCGAAGAAAGATTGGGGTAACAATCGCTCTAACTTACATAATATGACCACAATTTCTGCTTCTTGTTTCTCGAGAACATCTAAATACACATTTCGTGCACATAACTTCTGGATAAACTCGCTTAGTTCATACAACACGAATCGAACTTCTTTTGTCAAGCAACCCCTAATTGATAACGGCAACACTCGTTGGATGAAAACATAAAAGTCGTGGCTTTTCATGCGTGATAATTGGAATTCTTCCTTTTTAATGCATCTTGATATATTTGAAGCAAATCCATCCAGAAACTTGATTGACTTTAACAGATTTATAACTATGTGTTTCTCATTTTTCGTGAAGTGGAAGCAAGCCATTGGCATTATGAATGAATTACCGTGTGGTTGTAAATGTAAACACTTTTTAAGGCTATGGTCCTTCAAATCCTCGCGTGATTTAGATGTGTCTTTGGtcttacccttaatgttgaataaTGTAGCAGTCAAACTTTCTGTCACATTCTTAACAACATGCATTATGTCTATGTTGTGTCTCAATTTTAGGTCAGGCCAATATGGAAGCTTGAAAAATATGCTTTTCTTTTTCCTTCCCCGTGTGTCATCACTATATTTCTTATCAAAGCGATAAGGCTCACTAAAATCCATCGCCCCATCAATATCATTCAGAACTTCATGACCTGACTTAGGTATGACTGGCTCACCAAAATCCACCTCCCCATCAAAATTCTTTTTATCCTTCCGCCAATGGTGTGTGCATATCAAAAACTTTCG
The window above is part of the Rutidosis leptorrhynchoides isolate AG116_Rl617_1_P2 chromosome 1, CSIRO_AGI_Rlap_v1, whole genome shotgun sequence genome. Proteins encoded here:
- the LOC139896919 gene encoding uncharacterized protein, which encodes MPPWKCMKEPYMLMSMLIPGPKSPGINIDVYLQPLIDELNEFWVGVNAYDAYRMEKFSLRAVLLWTINDFPAYGMLSGWSVKGYKACPICMNETSSQYLTHSRKVVYMGHRKFLICTHHWRKDKKNFDGEVDFGEPVIPKSGHEVLNDIDGAMDFSEPYRFDKKYSDDTRGRKKKSIFFKLPYWPDLKLRHNIDIMHVVKNVTESLTATLFNIKGKTKDTSKSREDLKDHSLKKCLHLQPHGNSFIMPMACFHFTKNEKHIVINLLKSIKFLDGFASNISRCIKKEEFQLSRMKSHDFYVFIQRVLPLSIRGCLTKEVRFVLYELSEFIQKLCARNVYLDVLEKQEAEIVVILCKLERLLPQSFFDIMIHLLIHLPYEAKLACPSQYRWMFPFERKMGVLKGYVKNNARPEGCIAERYLDNECLTFCSMYLNDVESAFNMTERNNERIDIQGQISVFSCKVRPLGSRKICAGSTRQQLFAPEIRILSHGPSHSVNQYSGCMVNGYRFHTQSREKNMKTQNSGVIVQGCHKTNIIDFYGILQEVLELEYLGDNKRVLVFKCDWFKIDDRNGLQVDKESRATSINTSRKWYRDQPYILASQAKQVFYVPDLKLGRNWHVVESSIPRALYDIPLEEVFQEQEPILNSGIDLNMDKASLTRGGVTVPLEIPDLSTIGGDCQSLDDEGFIDSSDLESSQEEEFSEDEDDCTDSE